The DNA sequence CCATTCCACCTCACTAAAATTCAAAAAATAATCTTTTCATCTTTATTTATATTTTTTATTTTAATCTCTTTTTTTATTTTACTAATTGTCAATTTCCTATTATATTTTCAACTATTTTCTTATACTATCTCTTTTATATTTACCCCTTTTACAAATAATATTGTTGGCATTCCTTCTGACAATACATTTAATCTCTCTATATACAATTGTTCATTCCCTTCTATTGGTTCTGCTAACCCCATTACAACTAAATCTGCTCCATTAGATTTTTTATGTATTAATTCAATTACAGTTTCATCTTCTGCATTATATAACTCTATATTTGCATCTATTCTCATTTCTTCAAACATATTTTTTAGCTTATCTTTTAAATTTAAATTATTATATTCTTTCATTACTATACTTTTAATGTTTATTGTTGCATTTTTCCATTGTTCATTTAAAGATATTACATGAGCCAACATAAGCATTAAATTTCCATTGTTTTCTAATCCACCCCACCAAATATCAATTCTTTTTTTTCTTCCAAAACCTAATTTAGCATTCTCTTTAAATATTATTATGTTTTTTTCAATTTTAATCATATCGCCAATAAATCTTACATAATCTATCATTTTATTTTCATCTTCTGAAAATCCCAATAATACTGTATTTGGTTTTAAAGTTCCAATCCCATTTGCTTGAACTATTGCAGTTGCAGACTCTTTAAAACTATTTGCTATAATAACTTCTTGAAATGCTAAAATATTTCTACTATTAACATAATCTTTAAGATTCTCTGTTATAATTTCTTTTGATTTTAATTTATCTTTTATTCCACCTGCAACTATACTTACTAATGTTACAATTCCATTCCCTTTTGTTAATAAATTAGATAAATAAACTAATCTTTGCCTTTGCCTTGGTGTTCCTGAAAAAACAATTATATCTGGCTTCCAATTTTTACCATTTTCTTCTTTATTAAATCTTATTTTTAATAATGCAAATCTAGCTAAAGCTATCCAAATTCCACCTCTTAAATCTCCCCAAGTTTTGGTAACTTGTTTCCTGCTTAAATATAAATATATAAAAAAGGTTACAATTAATGATATAATAGTTGCCCATTTATTAATTAAAAACATTACCCAATAAGAGCCTAATGCCCCAACTAAAGAGATACTCCAATGAACTTTAAATGTTGGTCTATAACTTGGATTCCCAACTACCGACTCTAAACCTGCAGCTAGATTTACTGCCCCATAAGTATTCAAAAAAAACATTGTTATAATTGGAGCAACTACATCTAAATTCCCCATAATTATAAATATAAATGCTATTATAAATGTGATTATTGATGCAATTCTAGGCTCATCTGCAGCTCCACTCCCTTTACCCAATTTTTTAGGTAATACTCCATCTTTTGCCAATGCTTGCATAGTTCTTGGTGCTGCCACAATACTTCCCAATGCAGAAGATAAAGTTGCCGCCCAAATTCCTAGAATAATAAAATATGGAAATTTTGTTATTGATATTAATATTAATTTATTGCTCATAAGAGTTTGACTATCTACATTTAAGCTAAACCATATAGTCTGTAATATATAAACAATAAATGTAATACCTATTGCTAAAAATGTTCCTCTAGGAATATTTTTTCTAGGATTTTTTAAATCTCCAGACATACTTACTCCTGCTAAAATTCCTGTAACTGCTGGAAAAAATATAGAAAATGCTACCCAAAAACTTTTTGCCTCTTTAAAATTACCTATATATGTAATTGGAGTATTATAATCTCCAGATATAAACACTGTCCCTACAGCTAAAATTATAGACCCAAATATAAAATATTGTGCTTTTATAGCAAAATCAGCTCCTACAATAGATATTGCTCCTATTATTAATGCTACAACTATAGACACTGCTGTCTTATTTACTCCAGGAAATATAATCTCTACAGACTCAATAAATCCTAAAACATAAAGTGCAACAGAAATAGCTTGAGATAAATATAATGTTATCCCTATACTTCCTCCTACTTCCAATCCCAAACTTCTAGAAATTAAATAGTAAGCTCCTCCACCTTTTACTTTCATATTTGTCGTTATTGCAGACATAGATAATGCTGTTGATATTGTTATAATATGTGCAATTATAATTATAGCTATTGTTCCTATTAACCCAGAATTTCCAACTACCCATCCTAATCTTAAAAAATATATTACTCCAACTATTGTCAAAAAAGTAGGTAAAAACACTCCATTAAATGTCCCAAATCTCTTCTCCATAAATAACCTCCAAATAAAAAATAAGATACGCTTCATATCGTACATAAAAATTATTTTATAATATAGCCTTTAATCTTCTCATTATTAATTTTTATTATCGTTTTCATTTTTTATTATCATTATCAATTATTCTCTCCACTATAGCTTTCTATATCTATATATTTTGCTTCTTTTAAATCAGTTCCTAAAAATATTTTTCCAATCTCTTCAAATTTTTTAGGCATATCGCTTACAAAAAAATCTGATTCTTCTCCTTCATCATTTCTAAGCAATCTTTTGCTATACAATATATCTCTAACTTCTATAGCTGTTTCCTCTGCAGAATCTATTAAAATAACATTTTCTCCTACTATTTTTTTTATAGTTTTTTTTATTAAAGGGTAATGTGTACATCCCAATACTAATGTATCTACTTTCCCCTTTACTCCATTTAAATATCTGTTTGCCATTTCATATGTCACACTGTCTTCTAATAACCCCTCTTCAATTAAAGGCACAAATAATGGGCAAGCCTTCTGATATACATTTATATTTTTATTTATATTTTTTACTTCATTATAATATGAATTACTTCCAATTGTAGCCGTTGTTCCAATTATACCAATATTATTGTTTGTTGTTGTTCTAACCGCTCTTCTACTTCCAGGTTTTATTACCCCAACTACTGGAATATCAACCATATTTTTTATCTCTTCCAATGCCATTGCTGTAGCAGTATTACAAGCTATCACAATTATTTTAATATTTTTTGTCATCAAAAAATTTGTTATCTCTTTTGAATATTTTACAATTACTTTTTTAGATTTTGATCCATAAGGAACTCTTGCAGTATCTCCAAAATATATTATTTTTTCATTTGGTAATAATTTTCTTAATTCTTTTACAACTGTAAGCCCACCCAATCCTGAATCAAATACTCCTATTCCTCTTCTTTCCATTTTCTTCTCCTTGCTGTAACTCTTTTTATTAAAATAGATACTACTATAAATATAGACGTTAATATAAGTAGCGTAGATATAAATATATCTTGAAATACATTTTTCCCAATTGATCTAATATATGTAAAATCCTTATTAAAGACTTTCACAGATTTATTTGCTCCATCTGTAACATAAATATAATTATCTGTTACCCATATATCATTTGCATCTCTAAATTGAGTAGGTTTATCACCTCTTTCTCCAAATAATAATAATATTTTATAATTTTTATTAAAAACTTGTATTCTTTGATTGCCATTATCAACTACAAATATTTCTCCAGCTGTATCTGCAAAAATATCAAGTGGTGCTTTATAAGATAGATCAAGCTCTTTTGATTTTCCATAAAGAGACCCTTTAAAAATTCCATTTTCATCATAAATCATAACTCGATTATTTCCACTGTCAGATACAATTATATCTCCATTTAATTTTGTTATTCCTTGAGGCTGTATCATTCCTCCTACAGTAACGCTTTTATATCCAAAATCTCTAATTGCTTCTCCTTCTAAATTAAATATTTCTACTCTATTATTATCTGTATCTGCTATATATATTTTTTTATCTGATACATATATTGCTTTTGGTCTTTCTATTTCTCCAAGTAATTTTCCTGCTTTTAAATCAATCTCTTTTAATAATTTCCCTTTTAAATCAAATATATATATTCCATTATTTGTATCTAATAAATATACTTTATTTCCTTTTACAAATAGATCTACCGGTGAAGGATATACTCCACCCTCTTTATAATTTTTTCCTCCTGTTTGTTTTATACCAAAAGAAAACAAATATTTCCCTTTTGAATTAAATTTTTTCACACTATGTGTTATTCCATCTACTACATATGCGTTTTCAAATTTATCTACAGCTACTGACACTGGAAAAAATCTAGTACTCAACTCTTTTTTCACAAAAAATTCCTGTGAAAATGTTATTGAGCTTAATATTATAATTAGGTAAAAAATAGTCTTTTTCATTTTAAACATCTCCTATGTAATTTTTTTCTAATGAGTTGCTTAGTTTACATAATATCTCATCTGGAATAGTATCGACTATTTTAGCTAATCTATTTATACCTATTTTACCACCAATAACTATAACCTCATCCTCTATTTTCAAATTTTCTATTTTTGAAACATCCACAATTATTTGATCCATACAAACTTCCCCTACTATATTACATTCTATTCCATTTATTTCAACTAAACCTTTTGATGATAATTGAAATAAATATCCATCACTATAACCTATTGGAATAATTGCTATTTTCATATTTTTTAAAGCAGCTGTTTTTAATCCATATCCTATATTCTCCCCTTTTTTAACATTAAAAACTCCAGAAATAATAGACTTTAATGTTAAAACTTCTTTTATATTATTATTATATTCTTCTAAAGGCTGTAATCCATAAATTGCCATTCCAACCCTAACATAATCATAATCAAATTTTCTATATAATAACGTGGCTGCACTATTAGAAATATGTTTTACTCTAAATAAAATATTATTCTCTTCAAACTTCTTTATAATTTTATTGAAATTATTATCCTGAAATCTTGTATATCCTTCATTTCCACTAGCATTTGCAAAATGACTATATATTCCCTCTATTTTCAAATTATATTTTTTGATTAATTTTATTGCTATATTTAGATCCTCTTCTCTAATCCCTAATCTATCTAATCCAGTATTAACTTTTAGATGAATTTTTAGTTTATTTATATTATCTCCCATATAATCAATATATCCATTTAATTGTTCAATTGAATATATTGTTATAATTATATTGTTTATATTAATTAATTTATTCAAATACTCTTTTTTTATATAATTAAATATTAATATTTTCTCTTTTATTCCACTTTTAATTAATTTTATAGCCTCTTCATAAAATGCTACTCCAAAGAAATCTGCTCCTGCTTTTTTTAAAACTTTTGCAATTTCTACTATTCCTAATCCATAAGCATTTGCTTTCACTACAGCCATTACTTTTGAATTAGTTAATCCCTTAA is a window from the Haliovirga abyssi genome containing:
- a CDS encoding amino acid permease, with amino-acid sequence MEKRFGTFNGVFLPTFLTIVGVIYFLRLGWVVGNSGLIGTIAIIIIAHIITISTALSMSAITTNMKVKGGGAYYLISRSLGLEVGGSIGITLYLSQAISVALYVLGFIESVEIIFPGVNKTAVSIVVALIIGAISIVGADFAIKAQYFIFGSIILAVGTVFISGDYNTPITYIGNFKEAKSFWVAFSIFFPAVTGILAGVSMSGDLKNPRKNIPRGTFLAIGITFIVYILQTIWFSLNVDSQTLMSNKLILISITKFPYFIILGIWAATLSSALGSIVAAPRTMQALAKDGVLPKKLGKGSGAADEPRIASIITFIIAFIFIIMGNLDVVAPIITMFFLNTYGAVNLAAGLESVVGNPSYRPTFKVHWSISLVGALGSYWVMFLINKWATIISLIVTFFIYLYLSRKQVTKTWGDLRGGIWIALARFALLKIRFNKEENGKNWKPDIIVFSGTPRQRQRLVYLSNLLTKGNGIVTLVSIVAGGIKDKLKSKEIITENLKDYVNSRNILAFQEVIIANSFKESATAIVQANGIGTLKPNTVLLGFSEDENKMIDYVRFIGDMIKIEKNIIIFKENAKLGFGRKKRIDIWWGGLENNGNLMLMLAHVISLNEQWKNATINIKSIVMKEYNNLNLKDKLKNMFEEMRIDANIELYNAEDETVIELIHKKSNGADLVVMGLAEPIEGNEQLYIERLNVLSEGMPTILFVKGVNIKEIV
- the murI gene encoding glutamate racemase — translated: MERRGIGVFDSGLGGLTVVKELRKLLPNEKIIYFGDTARVPYGSKSKKVIVKYSKEITNFLMTKNIKIIVIACNTATAMALEEIKNMVDIPVVGVIKPGSRRAVRTTTNNNIGIIGTTATIGSNSYYNEVKNINKNINVYQKACPLFVPLIEEGLLEDSVTYEMANRYLNGVKGKVDTLVLGCTHYPLIKKTIKKIVGENVILIDSAEETAIEVRDILYSKRLLRNDEGEESDFFVSDMPKKFEEIGKIFLGTDLKEAKYIDIESYSGENN
- a CDS encoding NHL repeat-containing protein; this encodes MKKTIFYLIIILSSITFSQEFFVKKELSTRFFPVSVAVDKFENAYVVDGITHSVKKFNSKGKYLFSFGIKQTGGKNYKEGGVYPSPVDLFVKGNKVYLLDTNNGIYIFDLKGKLLKEIDLKAGKLLGEIERPKAIYVSDKKIYIADTDNNRVEIFNLEGEAIRDFGYKSVTVGGMIQPQGITKLNGDIIVSDSGNNRVMIYDENGIFKGSLYGKSKELDLSYKAPLDIFADTAGEIFVVDNGNQRIQVFNKNYKILLLFGERGDKPTQFRDANDIWVTDNYIYVTDGANKSVKVFNKDFTYIRSIGKNVFQDIFISTLLILTSIFIVVSILIKRVTARRRKWKEEE
- the alr gene encoding alanine racemase; the encoded protein is MGNSKNSYLEIDLDKVVENYNYIKGLTNSKVMAVVKANAYGLGIVEIAKVLKKAGADFFGVAFYEEAIKLIKSGIKEKILIFNYIKKEYLNKLININNIIITIYSIEQLNGYIDYMGDNINKLKIHLKVNTGLDRLGIREEDLNIAIKLIKKYNLKIEGIYSHFANASGNEGYTRFQDNNFNKIIKKFEENNILFRVKHISNSAATLLYRKFDYDYVRVGMAIYGLQPLEEYNNNIKEVLTLKSIISGVFNVKKGENIGYGLKTAALKNMKIAIIPIGYSDGYLFQLSSKGLVEINGIECNIVGEVCMDQIIVDVSKIENLKIEDEVIVIGGKIGINRLAKIVDTIPDEILCKLSNSLEKNYIGDV